One Coregonus clupeaformis isolate EN_2021a unplaced genomic scaffold, ASM2061545v1 scaf2998, whole genome shotgun sequence DNA segment encodes these proteins:
- the LOC123489392 gene encoding BOLA class I histocompatibility antigen, alpha chain BL3-7-like: MYGCEWDDETGVTEGFDQFGYDGEDFIAFDLKTLTWIAPTSQALITKHKLDSNKALNEQNKHYYTQTCIEWLKKYLDYGKSTLKRTVPPSVSLLQKTPSSPVTCHATGFYPSGVMVFWQKDGQDHHEDVEYGETLPNDDGTFQKSTHLTVTPEERKNNKYQCVVQVTGIKDDVIKVLPDDPTTNFVPIIGGVVALLLVIAVVVGVVIWKKKSKKGFVQTSSKCQPSCCSPF, translated from the exons ATGTACGGCTGTGAGTGGGATGATGAGACTGGAGTCACAGAGGGGTTTGATCAGTTTGGATATGATGGAGAGGATTTCATAGCATTTGACCTGAAGACATTGACATGGATCGCTCCAACATCACAGGCACTTATCACCAAACACAAGTTGGACAGTAACAAGGCTTTAAATGAGCAGAATAAACACTACTACACCCAGACCTGCATTGAGTGGCTGAAGAAGTATCTGGACTATGGGAAGAGCACTCTGAAGAGGACAG TTCCTCCTTCAGTGTCTCTGCTCCAGAAGACCCCCTCCTCTCCAGTGACCTGCCACGCTACAGGTTTCTACCCCAGTGGAGTCATGGTGTTCTGGCAGAAAGACGGACAAGATCACCATGAAGATGTGGAGTATGGAGAGACTCTCCCCAACGATGACGGAACCTTCCAGAAAAGCACCCACCTCACCGTGACGCCTGAGGAGAGGAAGAACAACAAGTATCAGTGTGTGGTTCAAGTCACTGGTATCAAGGACGACGTTATCAAGGTTCTGCCAG ATGACCCAACCACCAACTTTGTCCCCATCATTGGAGGGGTGGTAGCTCTCCTCCTGGTCATCGCTGTTGTTGTTGGGGTCGTCATTTGGAAGAAGAAGAGCAAGAAAG GCTTTGTTCAGACCAGCAGTAAGTGCCAACCTTCATGTTGTTCTCCATTCTGA